One Mesorhizobium loti genomic window carries:
- a CDS encoding dihydrolipoamide S-acetyltransferase produces MISSLYAAEQGVGSKTIVLLHGFGGCSDVWREVTASLAASARTLAYDLPGHGMSLDFPGAGPAKVAARAVLADLEARRVKRIHLVGHSMGGAVATLMALAEPEKVASLTLLAPGGFGPEINGPLLRRYAGARDLADVRACLGAMSGPASTPSPRVADVLFQMRKRPGQVEKLVEIAAAMTRDDRQGVIPRDLLDRLTMPVMVVWGSDDTVLPFTHADDLPARFHVHHVLEAGHMLIEEAPDLMASIIQRNMNRRARTVRPKLAAAAG; encoded by the coding sequence ATGATTTCATCGCTCTATGCCGCCGAACAAGGTGTTGGTTCGAAGACCATCGTTCTGCTGCATGGTTTCGGCGGCTGCTCCGATGTCTGGCGCGAGGTGACCGCCTCGCTCGCCGCTTCCGCGCGCACCCTTGCATACGACTTGCCGGGACATGGCATGTCGCTCGACTTTCCCGGTGCCGGGCCCGCTAAGGTCGCGGCAAGGGCCGTTCTTGCCGACCTTGAGGCCCGCCGGGTCAAACGCATCCATCTCGTTGGCCACTCGATGGGCGGAGCGGTGGCGACCTTGATGGCTCTGGCCGAGCCTGAGAAAGTGGCTTCGCTGACCTTGCTGGCGCCTGGCGGTTTTGGCCCGGAGATCAACGGCCCCCTGCTGCGCCGCTATGCCGGGGCACGGGATCTTGCCGATGTGCGTGCCTGCCTTGGCGCGATGTCAGGGCCCGCCAGCACGCCTTCGCCACGCGTCGCCGATGTGCTGTTCCAAATGCGCAAGCGGCCCGGGCAAGTCGAAAAACTCGTCGAGATCGCCGCCGCCATGACCAGGGACGACCGGCAAGGCGTCATCCCGCGCGACCTGCTGGACAGGCTGACCATGCCGGTGATGGTGGTGTGGGGCAGTGATGACACGGTGCTGCCCTTCACCCATGCGGATGACCTGCCAGCACGCTTTCATGTGCATCACGTGCTGGAGGCCGGCCATATGCTGATCGAGGAAGCGCCCGATCTGATGGCCAGCATCATCCAGCGCAATATGAACCGTCGCGCCAGGACCGTTCGCCCGAAACTCGCCGCCGCGGCCGGCTGA
- a CDS encoding cell cycle transcriptional regulator CtrA, which translates to MRVLLIEDDSATAQSIELMLKSESFNVYTTDLGEEGVDLGKLYDYDIILLDLNLPDMSGYEVLRTLRLSKVKTPILILSGMAGIEDKVRGLGFGADDYMTKPFHKDELVARIHAIVRRSKGHAQSVITTGDLVVNLDAKTVEVGGQRVHLTGKEYQMLELLSLRKGTTLTKEMFLNHLYGGMDEPELKIIDVFICKLRKKLDAASGGQNYIETVWGRGYVLREPEDIRVSA; encoded by the coding sequence ATGCGTGTTCTGCTGATAGAAGATGACAGTGCAACCGCACAAAGCATCGAACTGATGCTGAAATCGGAAAGTTTCAATGTCTATACGACGGACCTCGGCGAAGAGGGTGTCGATCTGGGCAAACTCTACGACTACGACATCATCCTTCTCGATCTCAACCTGCCCGACATGTCCGGCTACGAGGTCCTGAGAACGCTTCGCCTCTCCAAGGTAAAGACGCCGATCCTGATCCTCTCCGGCATGGCCGGAATCGAGGACAAGGTACGCGGCCTCGGCTTCGGCGCCGATGACTATATGACCAAGCCGTTCCACAAGGACGAGCTGGTGGCGCGCATCCATGCCATCGTGCGGCGCTCCAAGGGCCACGCCCAGTCGGTCATCACCACCGGCGACCTGGTGGTCAACCTCGATGCCAAGACCGTCGAAGTCGGCGGCCAGCGCGTGCATCTCACCGGCAAGGAATACCAGATGCTGGAGCTGCTCTCGTTGCGCAAGGGCACCACGCTCACCAAGGAAATGTTCCTCAACCACCTCTATGGCGGCATGGACGAGCCGGAACTGAAGATCATCGACGTCTTCATCTGCAAGCTGCGCAAGAAGCTCGACGCCGCGTCCGGTGGCCAGAACTACATCGAGACGGTCTGGGGCCGCGGCTACGTGCTGCGCGAACCGGAAGACATTCGCGTCAGCGCCTGA
- a CDS encoding GCN5-like N-acetyltransferase, protein MSLADVKYLPETPAHDPEIEAINDEAFGPGRFVLAAYKIREAGGHERALSFVAVDGDIVVASVRMTRIAAGAGRALMLGPLAVRPAFKNLGIGRRLVAIALEAAAKAGAPAVILVGDEPYYGPLGFKRIPRGQISMPRPVDLDRLLSHEITTGAVARLAGEVGHASQARVAEHV, encoded by the coding sequence ATGAGCCTTGCCGACGTGAAATACCTGCCGGAAACTCCGGCGCACGACCCTGAAATCGAAGCCATCAACGACGAGGCCTTCGGGCCCGGCCGTTTCGTGCTGGCCGCCTACAAGATCCGCGAAGCCGGCGGCCACGAGCGGGCGCTGTCCTTTGTCGCGGTCGACGGCGATATCGTCGTCGCCTCGGTGCGCATGACGCGCATCGCAGCCGGCGCCGGCCGCGCGCTGATGCTCGGACCGCTCGCCGTGCGGCCGGCCTTCAAGAACCTGGGTATCGGCCGCCGGCTGGTGGCGATCGCGCTCGAAGCGGCAGCAAAGGCCGGCGCACCAGCCGTCATACTGGTCGGCGACGAGCCCTATTACGGACCGCTCGGCTTCAAGCGGATCCCGCGCGGCCAGATCTCAATGCCGCGCCCTGTCGATCTCGACCGCCTTTTGTCGCACGAGATCACAACGGGCGCGGTTGCCAGGCTCGCCGGCGAAGTCGGCCATGCCAGCCAGGCCAGGGTCGCCGAGCACGTCTAG
- a CDS encoding NUDIX hydrolase encodes MTNDSETAFRQIGWPGLRARLFHLYFVLRRPMTLGVRGLVHDTATNSLFLIRHTYVPGWQLPGGGVEVGETLAEALARELAEEGNIALAAPPLLKSMHFNRRSSRRDHVGFYVIEHFSQTAPKQPDHEIAEAGFFPLDRLPRDTTPATLRRIAEVFEDEAASPYW; translated from the coding sequence ATGACAAACGATTCCGAAACCGCTTTCCGCCAGATCGGCTGGCCGGGGTTGCGGGCCAGATTGTTTCACCTCTATTTCGTGCTGCGGCGGCCGATGACGCTCGGCGTGCGCGGCCTCGTCCACGACACGGCGACCAATTCCCTCTTTCTGATCCGCCACACCTATGTGCCGGGCTGGCAGCTTCCCGGCGGTGGCGTCGAAGTCGGCGAGACGCTGGCCGAAGCGCTGGCGCGGGAACTCGCCGAGGAAGGCAACATCGCGCTGGCGGCACCGCCGCTGTTGAAATCGATGCATTTCAACCGCCGCTCCAGCCGGCGCGACCATGTCGGCTTCTACGTCATTGAGCATTTCAGCCAGACAGCGCCGAAGCAGCCGGACCACGAGATCGCCGAGGCCGGTTTCTTCCCGCTCGATCGCTTGCCCAGGGACACGACGCCAGCGACACTGCGGCGGATCGCCGAGGTTTTTGAGGACGAAGCCGCGTCGCCCTATTGGTAA
- a CDS encoding HxlR family transcriptional regulator, with translation MDSEDTSPFGYDAYRRTCPSHTVLEMLASKWVYLVVCALRKGRLRNGELARKLEGITPKMLTQTLRVLERDGLVRREVFPVIPPRVEYELTELGQNLAGLLTQIRSWAEQHAPDIKDARARAIATNEGDWAA, from the coding sequence ATGGATAGTGAAGATACATCTCCCTTTGGCTATGACGCGTACCGGCGGACCTGCCCTTCGCACACCGTGCTCGAGATGCTGGCCAGCAAATGGGTCTACCTGGTGGTCTGCGCGCTGCGCAAAGGCCGGCTGCGCAATGGCGAGCTTGCCCGCAAGCTCGAAGGCATCACGCCCAAGATGCTGACGCAGACATTACGTGTGCTGGAGCGGGACGGCTTGGTGCGACGCGAAGTCTTCCCAGTCATTCCGCCGCGCGTCGAATATGAATTGACCGAGCTCGGCCAGAATCTGGCGGGATTGCTCACCCAGATCAGGTCATGGGCGGAGCAGCATGCGCCAGACATCAAGGATGCCCGTGCCAGGGCGATTGCCACAAATGAAGGGGATTGGGCCGCTTAG
- a CDS encoding flagellar protein fliJ, with product MKSRENLVRLKQFQVNEKRRQLLQLDMMIAEFERMAVELELQITAEEKKAGITDINHFAYPTFAKAARLRRDNLRNSQSDLAQQRSAAESLLGEAEAELSKAEMLESRDTKIREAETGGRSAMIG from the coding sequence ATGAAGTCACGTGAAAACCTCGTTCGGCTGAAACAGTTTCAGGTGAATGAGAAGCGGCGGCAGCTGCTGCAGCTCGACATGATGATTGCCGAGTTCGAACGCATGGCCGTCGAACTGGAGCTTCAGATCACCGCCGAGGAAAAGAAAGCCGGCATCACCGACATCAATCATTTCGCCTATCCGACCTTCGCCAAGGCGGCACGTTTGCGCCGCGACAACCTCAGAAATTCGCAAAGCGACCTCGCCCAACAGCGAAGCGCTGCCGAATCATTACTCGGCGAAGCTGAAGCGGAGCTTTCCAAGGCTGAAATGCTGGAATCGCGCGATACCAAGATTCGCGAGGCCGAAACCGGCGGCCGCAGTGCCATGATCGGCTGA
- a CDS encoding oxidoreductase, translating into MRAVTQNTVGGPDVLIIANQPAPSPKAGEVLVRVKAAGINPVDGAVRGGYYPLLGEPPFTLGWDISGTVEALGAGVTGLKVGDEVFGMPRFPKQAAAYAELAAVPADEIALKPKAADHIQAGALPLAGLTAWQGLVRHGALKSGQRVLVHAAAGGVGHLAVQVAKARGAYVIATASPNKLDFVRKLGADEVIDYTQGDFTSRISDIDLVLDPMGGEHAERSLKVIRNGGVLVSLLNLNDTTRALASARDIRVERMSVVPDREGLVELGRLIDANKLTVHVAKSFPLEEAGAAHAFLATKPIGKVALTV; encoded by the coding sequence ATGCGTGCCGTTACCCAGAATACCGTCGGCGGTCCCGACGTCCTAATTATTGCCAACCAGCCCGCCCCCTCGCCCAAGGCCGGCGAAGTGCTGGTCCGCGTCAAGGCAGCCGGCATCAATCCGGTCGATGGCGCCGTGCGCGGCGGTTACTATCCGCTGCTTGGCGAGCCGCCCTTCACCCTTGGCTGGGATATTTCAGGAACCGTCGAGGCGCTCGGCGCCGGCGTGACCGGCCTCAAGGTCGGCGACGAAGTGTTCGGCATGCCGCGCTTCCCCAAGCAGGCGGCGGCCTACGCGGAACTCGCCGCGGTGCCGGCCGACGAGATCGCGCTGAAGCCGAAGGCGGCGGACCACATCCAGGCGGGTGCATTGCCGCTGGCCGGCCTGACCGCCTGGCAGGGCCTTGTTCGCCATGGCGCATTGAAATCGGGCCAGCGTGTGCTGGTGCATGCGGCGGCCGGCGGCGTCGGCCATCTGGCGGTGCAGGTCGCCAAGGCGCGCGGCGCTTACGTCATCGCCACCGCCAGCCCGAACAAGCTCGATTTCGTTCGCAAGCTCGGCGCCGACGAGGTCATCGACTACACCCAGGGCGATTTCACCAGCCGGATCAGCGACATCGATCTGGTGCTGGACCCAATGGGCGGGGAGCACGCCGAACGCTCGCTGAAGGTCATCAGGAATGGCGGCGTGCTGGTGTCCTTGCTGAACCTGAACGACACCACCAGGGCGCTGGCCAGCGCCCGTGACATCCGGGTCGAGCGCATGTCGGTCGTGCCAGACCGTGAAGGCCTGGTGGAGCTTGGCCGGTTGATTGATGCGAACAAGCTCACCGTTCATGTCGCCAAGAGCTTCCCGCTCGAAGAGGCCGGTGCCGCCCACGCCTTTCTCGCCACCAAGCCGATCGGCAAGGTGGCGCTGACGGTCTGA
- a CDS encoding 3-hydroxyacyl-CoA dehydrogenase: MNPNGQIAIVTGGGSGLGEATARALAAKGARVAIFDVGIDRAAKVAAEIGGIAVQCDVSNADSGAAAVAETASKLGEPRILVNCAGIAIGVKTIGKDGPHPLDQYRKVIEVNLVGTFNMIRLVADRAARLEPLQGGERGVIVNTASVAAYDGQIGQAAYSASKGGVVGMTLPVARDLARSGIRVCTIAPGIFKTPMMAGMPQDVQDSLGAAVPFPSRLGEPSEYAALALHIVENQMLNGETIRLDGAIRMAPK, translated from the coding sequence ATGAACCCGAACGGCCAGATCGCAATCGTCACCGGCGGCGGCTCCGGCCTTGGCGAGGCAACGGCGCGTGCGCTTGCCGCCAAGGGTGCCCGCGTCGCCATCTTCGATGTCGGCATCGACCGCGCCGCCAAGGTCGCGGCCGAGATCGGCGGCATTGCCGTGCAATGCGACGTCAGCAACGCCGACAGCGGCGCCGCAGCCGTCGCCGAGACGGCGAGCAAGCTGGGCGAACCGCGCATCCTGGTCAATTGCGCCGGCATTGCCATAGGCGTGAAGACGATCGGCAAGGATGGGCCCCATCCGCTCGATCAATACCGCAAGGTGATCGAGGTCAATCTGGTCGGCACCTTCAACATGATCCGCCTCGTCGCCGACCGCGCCGCCAGGCTTGAGCCGCTGCAGGGTGGCGAGCGTGGCGTCATCGTCAACACCGCTTCGGTCGCCGCCTATGACGGCCAGATCGGCCAGGCCGCCTATTCCGCCTCCAAGGGCGGCGTCGTCGGCATGACGCTGCCGGTGGCGCGTGATCTTGCCCGTTCCGGCATCCGCGTCTGCACCATTGCACCCGGCATCTTCAAGACGCCGATGATGGCCGGCATGCCGCAAGACGTACAGGATTCGCTGGGCGCCGCGGTGCCCTTCCCGTCCCGCCTCGGCGAGCCATCCGAATATGCCGCGCTTGCCTTGCACATCGTCGAAAACCAGATGCTGAACGGCGAAACCATCCGCCTCGACGGCGCCATCCGCATGGCGCCGAAATAG
- a CDS encoding pyridoxamine 5'-phosphate oxidase-like FMN-binding protein has translation MIRETDAEAIRLAKTLLRSARFGALAVLEPRTGSPLASRVGVATDIDGAPLILVSMLSAHTPAMLADPRCSLLLGEPGKGDPLAHPRLTLICQALLLERGSDAHARAERRYLNRNPKASLYAGLGDFSIFRLEPQRASLNGGFGKAYLLDRADFVTGGPIVEELAASEQSAVEHMNADHLDAIAVYAHHFAGAYGDGWSIAGLDADGMDLVSRDNVCRVFFPQPLVSARELRPVLVDMVRRGRAAGQANNET, from the coding sequence GTGATCCGCGAGACCGACGCGGAGGCGATCCGGTTGGCGAAAACGCTTCTGCGCAGCGCCCGCTTCGGCGCGCTGGCGGTGCTGGAACCGCGGACCGGGTCGCCGCTGGCAAGCCGGGTGGGCGTCGCCACCGACATCGACGGCGCGCCGCTGATCCTGGTCTCGATGCTCTCGGCGCACACCCCTGCCATGCTTGCCGATCCGCGCTGTTCCCTGCTGCTTGGCGAACCGGGCAAGGGCGACCCGCTGGCGCATCCACGCCTGACGCTGATCTGCCAGGCATTGCTGCTCGAGCGAGGCTCGGACGCGCATGCCCGTGCCGAGCGCCGCTATCTCAACCGCAATCCCAAGGCGAGCCTCTATGCCGGGCTCGGCGACTTCTCGATCTTTCGCCTCGAGCCGCAACGCGCCAGCCTCAATGGCGGCTTCGGCAAGGCCTATCTGCTCGATCGCGCCGATTTCGTCACCGGCGGACCCATCGTCGAAGAGCTCGCGGCGAGCGAACAATCAGCCGTCGAACACATGAACGCAGATCATCTTGACGCGATCGCCGTCTACGCGCATCATTTTGCTGGGGCATACGGCGACGGCTGGAGCATCGCCGGTTTGGACGCAGACGGCATGGATTTGGTGTCGAGAGACAATGTTTGCCGGGTATTCTTTCCACAACCCCTGGTTTCAGCACGGGAGTTGAGACCCGTCCTAGTCGATATGGTCAGGCGCGGCCGGGCGGCCGGGCAGGCAAATAATGAAACTTAA
- a CDS encoding two-component response regulator — MKRCMFVDDSSVIRKVAKRILGGSDMVVIEAASGLDALEMCSADMPDIIVVDGALPDVPAVDLIRRVRAMESPIKPQILISLVELDIASIMRAKRAGAQGYLLKPFNRPQLLERFRNLKIAA; from the coding sequence ATGAAACGCTGTATGTTCGTCGACGACTCAAGCGTCATCAGGAAGGTTGCAAAACGCATCCTGGGCGGTTCCGACATGGTGGTCATCGAAGCTGCCAGCGGGCTTGACGCACTGGAGATGTGCTCCGCCGACATGCCCGACATCATCGTCGTCGACGGCGCCCTGCCGGACGTGCCGGCGGTTGACCTCATCCGCCGCGTGCGCGCCATGGAAAGCCCGATAAAGCCGCAGATCCTGATCTCGCTCGTTGAACTCGACATCGCCTCGATCATGCGGGCCAAGCGCGCCGGTGCCCAGGGCTATCTCCTGAAGCCGTTCAATCGTCCGCAGCTGCTCGAGCGCTTTCGCAATCTGAAAATCGCCGCCTGA
- a CDS encoding transcriptional regulator, nolR protein — MSKQHGAFMVSTKLTANAESAAEFLMLMGNEKRLLIMSYLIDGEMSVGAIADKVMLSQSALSQHLAKLRALDLVETRRDRQMIYYSCKSDAVRELLVVLDGIFGTGKEDLSQMAQRLRRAGT, encoded by the coding sequence ATGAGCAAACAGCATGGGGCATTCATGGTCTCGACAAAGCTAACCGCCAACGCCGAATCTGCTGCCGAATTTTTGATGCTCATGGGCAACGAAAAGCGGCTCTTGATTATGAGCTATCTGATCGACGGTGAAATGTCGGTCGGCGCCATCGCCGACAAGGTGATGCTCAGCCAATCCGCGCTCTCCCAGCATCTGGCCAAGCTGCGGGCGCTCGACCTCGTGGAAACCCGCCGCGACCGTCAGATGATCTACTACTCCTGCAAATCCGACGCGGTGCGCGAGCTGCTTGTCGTGCTGGATGGTATTTTCGGCACCGGCAAGGAGGATCTGTCCCAGATGGCGCAGAGATTGCGGCGCGCCGGGACTTGA
- a CDS encoding metallophosphoesterase, whose amino-acid sequence MARRTRVAYERNMFRLAHISDVHLGPLPDVSYRDLASKRVLGYVNWQRNRRRHMHDAVIDAITADIKAQDPDHLAVTGDLVNLALDGEIEMAKHWLETLGSPHDVSVVPGNHDAYVPGAFDKVCRSWAAWMSGDGVNTPVDRNAFPYLRVRGNVALIGVSTARATAPFMANGFFMEGQAERLGKILRETGGQGLFRAIMIHHPPVRGAVSQHKRLFGISRFHKVIRKNGAELVLHGHSHLPSLFQIGLRGTKVPVVGVAAAGQAPGGKHPAAQYNLFDIDGEKGNWRIRLTRRGLTGPAIPPADLQTLEIGAEAPAAMAAG is encoded by the coding sequence GTGGCAAGGAGGACGCGCGTCGCCTATGAAAGAAACATGTTCAGGCTCGCGCATATTTCTGATGTCCATCTCGGGCCGCTCCCCGATGTATCCTATCGCGATCTCGCCTCCAAGCGTGTGCTCGGCTACGTCAACTGGCAACGCAACCGCCGCCGCCACATGCATGACGCCGTCATCGATGCCATCACCGCCGACATCAAGGCGCAGGACCCCGACCATCTCGCCGTCACCGGCGACCTGGTCAATCTGGCGCTCGACGGTGAGATCGAGATGGCCAAGCACTGGCTGGAGACGCTGGGATCGCCGCACGACGTTTCCGTCGTTCCGGGAAACCACGACGCCTATGTGCCAGGCGCCTTCGACAAGGTCTGCCGGTCATGGGCGGCCTGGATGAGCGGCGACGGTGTCAACACGCCGGTCGACCGCAACGCATTTCCCTATCTGCGCGTGCGCGGCAATGTCGCGCTGATCGGCGTCTCGACGGCGCGCGCCACGGCACCCTTCATGGCCAATGGTTTCTTCATGGAGGGGCAGGCGGAGCGGCTTGGCAAGATCCTGCGAGAAACCGGCGGGCAAGGCCTGTTTCGCGCGATCATGATCCACCATCCGCCGGTGCGCGGCGCCGTCTCGCAGCACAAGCGGCTGTTCGGCATCTCACGCTTCCACAAGGTCATTCGCAAGAACGGTGCGGAACTCGTCCTGCACGGTCATTCGCATCTGCCGTCGCTGTTCCAGATCGGGCTGCGCGGCACCAAGGTTCCGGTGGTCGGTGTCGCCGCCGCCGGCCAGGCGCCGGGCGGCAAGCATCCGGCGGCACAGTACAATCTGTTCGACATCGATGGCGAAAAGGGCAATTGGCGCATCCGCTTGACGCGGCGCGGCCTGACCGGGCCGGCGATTCCGCCTGCCGACCTGCAGACGCTGGAGATCGGCGCGGAGGCGCCAGCCGCTATGGCCGCAGGCTGA
- a CDS encoding RNA methyltransferase: MDPIRIDDPRDSRVAAYLDIRERDLAGRQGRFVAEGKVVLDLLLSSGRFGAESILILENRLSGLNDILHKAPADLPVYVVTSAVMDAIAGFHMHRGILAIGRKATPQAAGPLLDALPAQALVVVLVGIANHDNMGAIFRNAAAFGADAVLMDATCCDPLYRKAIRVSVGAALKIPFAFFSDTAGFTAMLAERGFQQFALSPRGRTDIRDAKPAGRLALYLGTEGEGLPESLLARLQTVRITMSKGFDSLNVAAASAIALHHFSHR; the protein is encoded by the coding sequence ATGGACCCAATTCGCATCGACGACCCACGGGATTCGCGAGTCGCCGCCTATCTCGATATCCGCGAACGCGATCTTGCTGGCCGGCAAGGCCGTTTCGTCGCCGAAGGCAAAGTGGTTCTCGACCTGCTTCTGTCGTCCGGCCGCTTCGGCGCCGAATCCATTCTTATCCTGGAAAACCGGCTCAGCGGCCTGAACGACATCCTGCACAAGGCACCTGCCGACCTGCCGGTCTACGTCGTGACCTCAGCGGTGATGGACGCGATCGCCGGCTTCCACATGCATCGCGGCATCCTGGCCATCGGCCGTAAGGCGACGCCGCAAGCAGCCGGACCATTGCTGGATGCCTTGCCAGCTCAAGCCTTGGTCGTGGTGCTCGTCGGCATCGCCAACCACGACAATATGGGCGCGATCTTCCGCAATGCCGCCGCCTTCGGCGCCGATGCGGTGCTGATGGACGCGACATGCTGCGACCCGCTTTACCGCAAGGCGATCCGCGTTTCGGTCGGCGCCGCGCTCAAGATTCCGTTCGCATTCTTCAGCGACACCGCAGGCTTTACAGCGATGCTCGCCGAACGGGGCTTTCAACAATTCGCCCTGTCGCCGCGCGGACGAACCGACATACGCGATGCAAAGCCGGCCGGGCGCCTGGCACTCTATCTCGGCACCGAGGGCGAAGGCCTGCCCGAAAGCCTGCTTGCGCGCCTGCAAACCGTACGGATCACCATGTCGAAAGGTTTTGACAGTTTGAACGTCGCTGCAGCATCAGCTATCGCGCTGCATCACTTTTCACATCGTTGA
- a CDS encoding glutathione S-transferase domain-containing protein — protein MGLLVEGRWQDRWYDTADSGGRFVRTQSQWRDWITVDGAPAEGRTRGFKAEPGRYHLYVSLACPWAHRTLIFRALKKLEDIISVSVVHHFMGANGWTFLAEDGATGDALYGLDFLHQIYAKADPAYSGRVTVPVLWDKKEQTIVSNESSEIIRMLNSAFDAWGDASLDFYPQDLRGEIDRVNALVYPAVNNGVYRAGFATTQRAYEEAFGELFSALDTLEERLSKQRYLVSDRITEADWRLFTTLVRFDPVYVGHFKCNLRRIADYPNLSNYLRDLYQVPGVAATVNLHHIKAHYYASHETINPTRIVPVGPELDYGAPHDRARFAI, from the coding sequence ATGGGATTGCTGGTCGAAGGCAGGTGGCAGGATCGCTGGTATGATACGGCGGACAGCGGCGGCAGGTTCGTGAGGACGCAGTCGCAATGGCGCGACTGGATCACCGTTGACGGGGCGCCGGCCGAGGGCCGGACGCGCGGCTTCAAGGCCGAGCCCGGGCGCTATCACCTCTATGTCTCGCTTGCCTGTCCGTGGGCGCACCGGACGCTGATTTTTCGCGCGCTGAAGAAGCTGGAAGACATCATCTCCGTCTCGGTCGTGCATCATTTCATGGGCGCCAATGGCTGGACATTCCTGGCTGAGGACGGCGCCACGGGCGACGCGCTTTACGGCCTCGATTTCCTGCATCAGATCTATGCCAAGGCCGATCCCGCCTATTCCGGTCGGGTGACGGTGCCGGTGCTGTGGGACAAGAAGGAGCAGACGATCGTCTCCAACGAGTCTTCCGAGATCATCCGGATGCTCAATTCGGCGTTCGACGCATGGGGCGATGCGAGCCTCGACTTTTATCCGCAGGACCTGCGCGGTGAGATCGACCGCGTCAACGCGCTGGTCTATCCCGCGGTCAACAACGGCGTCTATCGTGCCGGCTTTGCCACCACGCAGCGCGCCTATGAGGAGGCGTTCGGCGAATTGTTCTCGGCGCTGGACACGCTGGAGGAGCGGCTGTCAAAACAGCGCTATCTCGTCAGCGACCGCATCACCGAGGCCGACTGGCGGCTGTTCACCACGCTGGTGCGCTTCGACCCGGTCTATGTCGGCCATTTCAAATGCAATCTGCGCCGCATCGCCGACTATCCGAACCTGTCGAACTATTTGCGCGACCTCTATCAGGTGCCTGGTGTCGCCGCGACCGTGAACCTGCATCACATCAAGGCGCATTATTACGCCAGCCACGAAACGATCAATCCGACGCGGATCGTGCCGGTAGGCCCGGAACTCGACTATGGCGCGCCGCATGACCGGGCAAGGTTCGCGATCTGA